A DNA window from Christiangramia salexigens contains the following coding sequences:
- a CDS encoding CDGSH iron-sulfur domain-containing protein: MSKTTIKVNNNGSLKISGEFEIVDKNGEAYDLGGRDVVTLCRCGLSANKPFCDGAHRNHFEHDAVAFALPPKKV, encoded by the coding sequence ATGAGTAAGACAACGATCAAAGTTAATAATAATGGCTCCCTGAAGATTTCAGGAGAATTTGAAATCGTAGACAAGAATGGTGAAGCCTATGATCTTGGAGGAAGAGATGTGGTAACTCTTTGCAGATGTGGACTTTCTGCCAATAAACCTTTCTGTGATGGTGCACACAGGAATCATTTTGAACATGATGCTGTGGCTTTTGCCTTGCCTCCAAAAAAGGTTTAA
- a CDS encoding sugar porter family MFS transporter: MNKILLWSICAALAGFLFGFDTVVISGADQQLQTAWGTSDAIHGSVVMAMALWGTVIGAIFGGIPTNALGRKKTLLIIGVLYFVSAMGSALVDGPYIFAAFRFIGGLGVGASTIAAPAYVSEIAPSKDRGRLVALYQFNIVLGILVAFLSNYLLRNTGSEPWRWMLGIEALPAFIYMLFVLTIPKSPRWLLSKGRIQEAQKTLSYINPDVDVQDTIREMEEQASKEVSGENIFMKKYRFPLILAFLIAFFNQLSGINAFLYYAPRIFEEAGLGQSTALLSSIGIGVVNLIFTLLGVFLIDRLGRKKLMYLGSVGYIISLSLVSAAFYLNWGGYYVPIFLFLFIASHAIGQGAVIWVFISEIFPNHMRASGQAFGSSTHWLLAAIIPSLVPFLFSTVGAGTVFAFFAFMMVLQLLFVAFMMPETKGKSLEELSEELSLNKYFS; encoded by the coding sequence ATGAATAAAATTTTACTCTGGTCTATTTGTGCCGCACTTGCCGGATTCCTCTTTGGTTTTGACACCGTAGTGATCTCCGGCGCCGATCAACAATTACAAACCGCCTGGGGAACAAGCGATGCCATTCACGGTTCGGTAGTAATGGCAATGGCTCTCTGGGGAACAGTAATCGGTGCAATATTTGGGGGAATCCCTACTAACGCTTTAGGCCGTAAAAAGACCCTGCTCATCATTGGTGTCCTTTATTTTGTTTCTGCTATGGGATCTGCCCTGGTGGATGGACCATATATATTTGCCGCCTTTAGGTTTATTGGCGGACTTGGTGTTGGAGCTTCAACCATTGCAGCACCTGCATATGTATCTGAGATCGCCCCCTCTAAAGACCGTGGGAGACTGGTAGCACTTTATCAGTTCAATATCGTACTGGGAATTTTGGTCGCCTTCTTATCCAACTACCTATTAAGAAATACAGGCTCGGAACCATGGCGATGGATGCTGGGTATTGAAGCCTTGCCTGCCTTTATTTATATGCTATTTGTTCTAACCATTCCAAAGAGTCCGCGTTGGTTATTATCCAAAGGACGTATACAGGAAGCTCAAAAGACCCTGAGTTACATAAATCCGGATGTAGACGTTCAGGATACCATCAGGGAAATGGAAGAACAGGCGAGTAAAGAGGTTTCGGGGGAAAATATCTTCATGAAGAAATACCGTTTTCCGTTAATTCTCGCTTTCCTTATCGCCTTTTTCAATCAGTTATCAGGGATCAATGCCTTCCTTTATTATGCACCGCGTATTTTTGAAGAAGCCGGGTTAGGTCAAAGCACCGCCTTGTTAAGCAGTATTGGTATTGGGGTGGTAAACCTCATCTTTACACTGCTTGGGGTATTCCTTATAGACAGGCTGGGAAGAAAAAAACTGATGTATTTAGGCTCTGTAGGTTACATTATTTCCTTATCCCTTGTATCTGCCGCATTCTATTTGAACTGGGGTGGTTATTACGTTCCAATATTCTTGTTCCTGTTTATCGCATCCCACGCTATAGGTCAGGGTGCAGTGATCTGGGTATTTATTTCTGAAATTTTCCCTAATCATATGCGAGCTTCGGGACAGGCCTTTGGATCTTCCACGCACTGGTTACTTGCAGCGATAATCCCATCATTGGTTCCGTTCTTATTTTCCACCGTGGGCGCGGGTACGGTTTTCGCTTTCTTTGCGTTTATGATGGTGCTTCAATTGCTATTTGTAGCATTCATGATGCCCGAAACTAAAGGAAAGTCACTTGAAGAACTTTCAGAAGAACTTTCATTAAACAAATATTTCTCATGA
- the rlmF gene encoding 23S rRNA (adenine(1618)-N(6))-methyltransferase RlmF, whose amino-acid sequence MHPKNIHNQPYNFEALTGSNPELSKFVFTNQYGTRSIDFGDPVAVLQLNKALLNYHYQVQNWSIPKNYLCPPIPGRADYIHHLADLLAEEKQEEKVNGIDIGVGANVIYPILASRIYDWKMIGTDIEKTSIAEAKSNIKANPNLKENIEIRHQEDRGSIFKGVIQKGEYYQFSMCNPPFHASEKEATKASLRKLKNLGKNAGSGLNFGGQASELWCNGGEALFLKRMIKESVHFKSQVGWFTSLVSKKENLPKLFKQLKKLKADYKIVEMGQGNKKSRFIAWRFE is encoded by the coding sequence ATGCACCCAAAGAACATACATAACCAGCCCTACAATTTTGAGGCTTTAACCGGTTCGAATCCGGAATTATCTAAATTCGTGTTTACGAATCAATATGGAACCCGAAGCATAGATTTCGGCGATCCCGTAGCCGTGCTACAGCTGAATAAAGCGCTGCTTAATTATCATTATCAGGTGCAGAACTGGAGCATTCCTAAAAATTATCTATGCCCACCTATTCCCGGACGGGCAGATTATATTCACCATCTTGCCGATCTTCTTGCCGAAGAAAAGCAAGAGGAAAAGGTTAATGGAATTGATATTGGAGTTGGTGCTAATGTTATTTATCCAATTCTTGCCAGCAGGATATATGACTGGAAGATGATTGGGACCGATATTGAAAAGACCTCGATTGCAGAGGCTAAATCAAATATTAAGGCCAATCCTAACCTAAAGGAAAATATTGAGATAAGACATCAGGAAGACCGGGGCAGTATCTTTAAAGGTGTCATTCAAAAAGGGGAGTATTATCAGTTTAGCATGTGCAATCCGCCTTTTCACGCTTCAGAAAAGGAAGCTACAAAAGCAAGTCTTAGAAAATTGAAAAATCTGGGAAAAAATGCCGGTTCTGGGTTAAATTTTGGCGGACAGGCCAGTGAATTATGGTGCAATGGCGGTGAAGCCTTATTTCTGAAAAGAATGATCAAAGAAAGTGTACACTTCAAATCTCAGGTGGGTTGGTTCACCAGCCTGGTTTCGAAAAAAGAAAATCTCCCTAAGCTTTTTAAGCAGCTTAAAAAGCTGAAAGCTGATTATAAGATCGTTGAAATGGGTCAAGGAAATAAAAAAAGCAGATTCATCGCGTGGCGTTTTGAGTAA
- a CDS encoding glycoside hydrolase family 32 protein — protein sequence MKIKIINSLLLMGIISLTLSCKDQKESTDTSKMETTNDSIAEAEKFRPSFHFTPEENWMNDPNGMFYLDGTYHLYFQYYPEDNVWGPMHWGHATSQDMITWKEEKIALKPDEKGYIFSGSAVVDKENTSGFGEEGKTPVVAMYTYHDPKGEKEGRKDYQTQAIAYSTDKGFNWTKFKDNPVIKNEGIKDFRDPKVTRDTINDQWLMVLATVDRTFFYSSQDLKEWKKISEFGQSTGAHNGVWECPDFFPMKVEETGETKWVLIQSLNPGGYNGGSGTQYFVGDFDGTTFTPEKNMQNLEEKHSFWLDFGRDNYAGVTWSNIPTEDGRTLFIGWMSNWLYAQEVPTQKWRSTMTLARELKLQKLDGVYRILSEPVKELDAYRTEVHKMSKNEPAKTYTYSAKTGDLMNKEISFSLNLKDLEKVDFHLSNSVQDTLKFGLNKTDKQFYVNRKKSGLTDFSEKFIQKVSTAPRISNSDTLKVHFILDKTSIEIFYDNGTTVVSEIFFPNEPYTSFGIRSKSDLHIKDLKVNEITK from the coding sequence ATGAAAATCAAAATAATCAATAGCCTGCTATTAATGGGCATAATCAGTCTAACGCTCTCATGTAAAGATCAAAAGGAGAGTACAGATACTTCTAAAATGGAGACCACAAATGATTCTATTGCGGAAGCTGAAAAATTCCGTCCTTCCTTTCATTTTACACCGGAGGAGAACTGGATGAACGATCCCAACGGGATGTTCTATCTGGATGGGACCTACCATCTTTATTTTCAGTATTACCCTGAAGATAATGTATGGGGACCTATGCACTGGGGACATGCTACAAGCCAGGATATGATCACCTGGAAGGAAGAAAAGATCGCTCTAAAGCCTGATGAAAAAGGCTATATCTTTTCCGGAAGTGCGGTTGTAGATAAGGAAAATACTTCAGGCTTTGGAGAGGAAGGAAAAACTCCTGTTGTAGCCATGTATACCTACCATGATCCGAAGGGAGAAAAGGAAGGGAGAAAAGATTATCAAACACAGGCTATCGCTTATAGTACAGATAAGGGTTTCAACTGGACCAAGTTCAAGGACAATCCTGTGATCAAAAATGAAGGCATCAAGGATTTTCGCGATCCAAAGGTAACCAGAGATACCATCAATGATCAATGGTTAATGGTCCTGGCTACTGTAGATCGCACATTCTTCTATTCTTCACAGGATCTGAAGGAATGGAAAAAAATATCGGAATTCGGTCAAAGTACAGGGGCCCATAACGGCGTGTGGGAATGCCCGGATTTCTTCCCTATGAAAGTGGAAGAAACCGGAGAGACCAAATGGGTGCTTATCCAAAGTCTTAATCCAGGTGGATATAACGGTGGTTCGGGTACTCAGTATTTCGTTGGGGATTTTGACGGGACTACCTTTACGCCTGAAAAGAATATGCAGAATCTGGAGGAAAAACACAGTTTCTGGTTAGATTTTGGAAGAGATAATTATGCCGGGGTTACCTGGTCTAATATTCCGACTGAAGATGGCAGAACCTTATTCATAGGCTGGATGTCCAACTGGCTTTATGCACAGGAAGTACCAACTCAAAAATGGAGAAGCACAATGACGCTTGCAAGAGAGTTGAAATTGCAAAAGCTTGATGGTGTTTACAGAATACTTTCAGAACCGGTTAAGGAACTCGATGCCTACCGAACTGAAGTTCATAAAATGAGTAAGAACGAACCGGCTAAAACCTATACCTATTCGGCTAAAACCGGCGATCTTATGAACAAGGAGATCTCCTTCAGCCTAAATTTGAAAGACCTTGAAAAGGTAGACTTTCACCTGAGTAATTCAGTTCAGGATACCTTAAAATTTGGTTTAAATAAGACCGACAAACAGTTTTATGTGAACCGTAAAAAATCAGGACTTACAGATTTTAGTGAAAAATTCATTCAGAAGGTTTCTACTGCACCAAGAATATCAAATTCAGATACTTTAAAAGTTCATTTTATTCTTGATAAAACTTCTATCGAGATCTTTTACGATAATGGTACAACGGTAGTAAGTGAAATTTTCTTTCCTAATGAGCCATATACCAGCTTTGGGATAAGATCAAAGTCAGATCTGCATATTAAGGATCTAAAGGTTAATGAGATCACTAAATAA
- a CDS encoding DEAD/DEAH box helicase: protein MANNIKSEEEILNKLKISKLNPMQKEAVAAISSSANTILLSPTGTGKTLAFLLPLLNELYIELRSVQAMILVPSRELAIQIEQIIREMGTGFKANAVYGGRSSAKDKIELKHPPAILIGTPGRIADHLRRGTFAAHDIKTVVLDEFDKSLEIGFEEEMSEIFKLLPNVEKRILTSATQNVDIPHFVGMTAPKEINYLSDELPLLEVKTVNSSHRDKLQSLHDLLRHIGNNPGIIFCNFKDSIQLVSEFLEDKNIPHGTFHGGMEQQDRERALIKFRNGTHRIIIATDLAARGIDIPALNFIIHYQLPLKEAEFTHRNGRTARMQEEGTAYVLKWEKESLPDFINESQIQNLETNQLKKETEWETLFISGGRKDKISKGDIAGLFFKKGNLSKEELGTIELKQDCSFVSVAASKAQDLIRELDNSRLKKKKVKIRVV from the coding sequence ATGGCCAATAACATTAAATCTGAAGAAGAAATTCTCAATAAGCTAAAGATCTCTAAGCTAAATCCAATGCAAAAAGAAGCAGTGGCAGCAATAAGCTCTTCAGCGAATACAATATTATTATCTCCTACCGGAACGGGTAAAACTCTGGCATTTCTGTTACCATTGCTGAATGAGCTCTACATTGAGCTTAGAAGTGTCCAGGCTATGATCCTCGTGCCTTCGCGGGAACTGGCAATACAGATTGAGCAGATCATAAGGGAAATGGGCACGGGTTTTAAAGCCAATGCAGTGTATGGAGGCAGATCATCTGCCAAAGATAAAATTGAACTAAAGCATCCGCCTGCGATTCTGATAGGTACGCCTGGAAGGATCGCAGATCATTTGAGACGAGGAACTTTTGCTGCTCATGATATAAAAACCGTCGTTCTGGATGAATTTGATAAATCTCTGGAAATAGGTTTTGAGGAAGAAATGTCTGAAATCTTTAAGCTCTTGCCTAATGTTGAGAAACGGATTTTAACTTCGGCTACTCAAAACGTTGATATCCCACATTTCGTTGGTATGACGGCACCAAAAGAGATCAATTATCTTTCTGACGAACTGCCTTTGTTAGAGGTTAAAACCGTGAATTCATCGCATCGGGATAAGCTGCAAAGTCTGCACGATCTGTTAAGGCATATAGGTAATAATCCGGGGATAATTTTCTGCAATTTTAAGGATAGTATTCAACTGGTAAGCGAATTTCTGGAAGATAAGAATATTCCGCACGGAACCTTTCATGGGGGAATGGAGCAGCAGGACCGCGAACGGGCTTTGATCAAATTTAGAAATGGAACTCACAGGATCATTATCGCTACAGACCTGGCCGCACGAGGGATAGATATTCCGGCATTAAATTTTATCATACATTATCAATTACCCCTAAAAGAAGCAGAGTTTACTCATAGAAATGGGAGAACTGCCAGAATGCAGGAAGAAGGTACGGCCTATGTTCTAAAATGGGAAAAGGAAAGTTTACCCGACTTCATCAATGAATCTCAGATTCAAAACCTGGAAACCAATCAGCTTAAGAAAGAAACCGAATGGGAAACCCTGTTCATTTCAGGTGGAAGAAAAGACAAGATTTCCAAAGGAGATATCGCCGGACTATTCTTTAAGAAGGGAAATTTGAGTAAGGAGGAGCTGGGAACGATCGAATTAAAACAGGATTGTAGTTTTGTTTCGGTAGCGGCTTCAAAAGCCCAAGATCTCATCCGGGAACTCGATAATTCCAGGTTAAAGAAAAAGAAAGTGAAAATTAGAGTGGTTTAA
- a CDS encoding GatB/YqeY domain-containing protein, with translation MSLQEKVMVEMKAAMRAKDSAKLEALRAVKGAILVANTESSAKDGLSEEEEMKLLQKLVKQRKDSAAIYKEQGREDLAEPELKQAEVIEAFLPEQMSEEEIAAKVDEIIAKTGASGMQDMGKVMGMATGELAGKADGKTISTIVKQRLSQ, from the coding sequence ATGAGTTTACAGGAAAAAGTAATGGTTGAAATGAAAGCAGCCATGAGAGCTAAGGATAGCGCAAAGCTTGAAGCTTTAAGAGCTGTGAAAGGAGCCATTTTAGTGGCGAACACAGAATCATCTGCGAAAGACGGCTTGTCTGAAGAAGAGGAGATGAAGCTTTTACAAAAACTTGTAAAACAACGTAAGGACAGTGCAGCTATCTATAAGGAGCAGGGGCGAGAAGACCTTGCAGAACCTGAGCTTAAACAAGCTGAGGTGATCGAAGCCTTTTTGCCGGAGCAAATGAGCGAAGAGGAGATAGCGGCTAAAGTAGATGAGATCATCGCCAAGACCGGGGCTTCCGGAATGCAGGATATGGGGAAAGTAATGGGGATGGCTACCGGAGAATTGGCCGGAAAGGCAGATGGTAAGACCATTTCTACAATAGTAAAACAAAGATTAAGTCAATAA
- the bglX gene encoding beta-glucosidase BglX, whose product MRKIYLSVILLVCMGTSLLKAQEQIPEVEELLKKMSLEEKIGQLNLLTPGGGVATGAVVSKNVEDKIKAGNVGGLFGVSGPEKIRMAQEYAVNDTRLGIPLLIGSDVIHGYKTTFPIPLGTASSWDMELIKESAKVAAKEATADGINWNFSPMVDIARDPRWGRIAEGAGEDPYLGSQIAKAMIQGYQGEDLTKPETMLATVKHFALYGASEAGRDYNTVDMSRLRMFNEYFPPYKAAIDAGVASVMSSFNDVDGIPASGNKWLLTDLLRDRWNFDGFVVSDYTSVNEMIAHGLGDLQAVSALALKAGLDMDMVGEGFLTTLGKSVKEGKVSEAEITIAARRILEAKYKLGLFEDPYRYLDNERPEKDILSKENRKLARKAASRSFVLLKKHKNTLPLAKNSKIALVGPLANNKNNMLGTWAPTGDPSLSIPILEGMKNVAPNAKIKYAKGANISNDTSFAKKVNVFGERISIDDRSPEALLKEAIEVAKTSDVIVAVVGEATEMSGEAASRTNIQIPDSQKKLIKEMVKTGKPVVLLLMSGRPLDISEEMGLPVSILQIWHPGVEAGNAVADVIFGDYNPSGKLTATWPRNVGQIPIYYSVKTTGRPAPTPAFAKFKSNYLDAPNSPLIPFGHGLSYTSFEYSDIKASQDTLQVDSSIEISAKVTNTGDYDGEEVVQLYIHDKVRSVTPPVKELKGFKKISLKKGETQTVTFTITPEDLKFYNSQLEHVYESGEFEFFIDGTSDSDFDGSFELVE is encoded by the coding sequence ATGAGAAAAATTTATCTATCTGTCATCCTCTTGGTTTGTATGGGAACTTCATTATTGAAGGCTCAGGAACAGATCCCTGAAGTTGAGGAGTTATTAAAAAAGATGAGCCTGGAAGAGAAGATTGGGCAACTTAATCTTTTAACTCCTGGAGGAGGTGTTGCTACCGGTGCTGTGGTAAGTAAGAATGTAGAAGATAAGATTAAAGCCGGGAATGTTGGTGGACTTTTTGGTGTTTCGGGACCTGAAAAGATCCGCATGGCTCAGGAATATGCAGTTAATGATACACGTTTAGGTATCCCTCTGCTAATAGGTTCAGATGTTATACATGGTTATAAAACCACTTTTCCTATTCCGCTTGGAACTGCTTCTAGCTGGGATATGGAATTGATCAAAGAATCTGCGAAGGTTGCCGCTAAAGAAGCTACAGCCGATGGGATTAATTGGAATTTTTCACCAATGGTGGATATTGCGAGAGATCCAAGATGGGGTAGAATAGCTGAAGGTGCGGGTGAGGATCCATACCTGGGCTCGCAGATCGCGAAAGCCATGATACAGGGATATCAGGGAGAAGATCTTACAAAACCTGAAACCATGCTTGCTACCGTAAAACATTTTGCGCTTTACGGTGCTTCGGAGGCAGGTCGTGATTATAATACCGTAGATATGAGTCGTCTTCGTATGTTCAATGAATATTTCCCACCTTATAAGGCAGCTATCGATGCAGGTGTTGCAAGTGTGATGAGCTCTTTTAATGATGTGGACGGTATTCCGGCATCAGGAAATAAATGGTTATTAACAGATCTGCTTCGTGACAGATGGAATTTTGATGGATTCGTGGTGTCAGATTATACCTCTGTAAACGAAATGATCGCACATGGTCTAGGAGATCTTCAGGCAGTATCTGCTCTTGCTTTAAAAGCAGGACTGGATATGGACATGGTAGGAGAAGGTTTTCTTACCACTCTTGGAAAGTCAGTAAAAGAAGGAAAAGTAAGCGAAGCTGAAATTACAATTGCAGCCAGAAGGATCCTCGAGGCGAAATATAAATTAGGTCTATTTGAAGATCCTTACCGTTATCTGGACAATGAACGTCCTGAAAAGGATATCCTTAGCAAAGAAAACAGAAAATTGGCCAGAAAAGCGGCCAGCAGGTCTTTCGTACTTCTTAAAAAGCACAAGAATACCTTACCACTGGCGAAGAATTCAAAAATCGCCCTTGTAGGGCCTCTTGCCAACAATAAGAATAATATGCTTGGAACCTGGGCACCTACTGGAGACCCTTCGCTTTCCATCCCGATTTTGGAAGGAATGAAGAATGTAGCTCCAAACGCAAAGATCAAATATGCTAAAGGAGCAAATATTTCCAACGATACTTCATTTGCGAAAAAAGTGAATGTGTTTGGTGAAAGAATCTCTATTGATGATAGATCTCCTGAAGCATTATTGAAAGAAGCTATAGAAGTTGCCAAAACTTCAGATGTGATAGTGGCTGTGGTTGGTGAAGCAACCGAAATGAGCGGGGAAGCTGCCAGCAGAACAAATATTCAAATTCCGGATAGTCAGAAGAAACTGATTAAGGAAATGGTGAAGACAGGAAAACCTGTTGTGTTATTATTAATGAGTGGAAGACCATTGGATATTTCGGAAGAAATGGGATTACCTGTAAGCATTCTTCAGATCTGGCATCCTGGTGTAGAAGCGGGAAATGCTGTGGCCGATGTGATCTTTGGAGATTATAATCCTTCTGGGAAACTTACAGCCACATGGCCAAGAAATGTTGGTCAGATACCTATTTACTATTCGGTTAAAACCACAGGTAGACCAGCTCCAACACCTGCATTTGCTAAGTTCAAATCCAATTATCTTGATGCACCTAACTCACCCTTAATTCCATTTGGGCATGGTTTAAGCTATACCAGCTTTGAATACAGCGATATAAAAGCAAGTCAGGATACATTGCAAGTTGACTCATCCATAGAAATAAGCGCGAAGGTGACCAATACCGGAGATTATGATGGAGAAGAAGTGGTGCAGTTGTATATACATGATAAAGTAAGAAGTGTAACCCCGCCGGTTAAGGAATTAAAAGGCTTTAAAAAGATCTCTCTTAAAAAAGGAGAGACTCAAACGGTAACATTTACCATCACTCCCGAGGATCTTAAGTTCTATAACTCTCAATTAGAACATGTATATGAGTCGGGAGAATTTGAATTTTTTATTGACGGGACTTCAGATTCAGACTTCGATGGAAGCTTTGAACTTGTAGAGTAA
- a CDS encoding exonuclease domain-containing protein, whose protein sequence is MKDVKFAITDIETTGSGIKGNKITEICVIVVQNGEVIDEYSSLVNPSQSIPLYIESLTGINDEMVSSAPAFSEIANEVEEITKDCIFVAHNVNFDYNIIRAEFASLERNFKRKRLCTVRLTKKLIPGLFSYSLGNICSSINIPHLDRHRAKGDCEATVTLFQRCLSLDPEFDVIKTLLNQKTAASYLPPNFKSSDFEKLPVSTGVYFFKDKDGRPIYIGKAKNIKSRIKSHFQERSNRKYKMMQETYSIDYELTGNELLALLRESELILKYYPKFNKAQKKVSRPYTLTSYHNQKGIERFALHKNKIAPVSWMKFYTREDAIKFLEYLCIEFQLCPKYCGLQTGVDVCDHYKITNCSGVCDDEISIDEYNERVSNAIDHISTYEDSCLLLEQGRHKNEKSFIYLKKGRYSGYGYIESSEELNHPGEFKNFLIPQKTSSYADRILNRYLNTKKNIVKIPLATKEKEFAKTEEEIWFG, encoded by the coding sequence ATGAAAGATGTAAAGTTCGCGATCACAGATATTGAGACCACAGGCAGTGGAATTAAAGGCAACAAGATCACAGAGATCTGCGTGATCGTCGTCCAGAACGGGGAAGTGATCGATGAATATTCCTCCTTAGTGAATCCAAGTCAGTCGATCCCGCTTTATATCGAAAGCCTCACCGGGATCAATGATGAGATGGTGAGCAGTGCCCCTGCTTTTTCAGAAATCGCCAATGAGGTAGAAGAGATTACCAAAGACTGCATATTTGTAGCTCATAATGTCAATTTCGACTATAATATTATTCGTGCAGAATTTGCCAGCCTTGAAAGGAATTTTAAGCGCAAAAGATTATGTACGGTAAGGCTGACCAAGAAGCTCATTCCCGGACTTTTCTCTTATAGCCTTGGAAATATTTGCAGTTCCATAAACATTCCGCATTTGGATCGGCACAGGGCTAAGGGAGATTGTGAAGCCACGGTTACATTATTTCAGCGTTGCCTCTCGCTGGATCCTGAATTTGACGTTATTAAAACCTTGCTGAACCAGAAAACGGCTGCTTCTTACCTTCCACCTAATTTTAAAAGTTCAGATTTCGAAAAACTGCCTGTTTCAACAGGAGTCTATTTTTTCAAGGATAAAGATGGCAGGCCGATCTATATTGGAAAGGCGAAAAATATCAAAAGCCGGATAAAATCTCATTTTCAGGAAAGGTCCAACCGGAAATATAAAATGATGCAGGAAACCTACAGCATAGATTATGAACTTACCGGCAATGAACTTCTCGCATTATTACGTGAATCTGAACTAATCCTGAAATATTACCCTAAATTCAACAAAGCACAGAAAAAAGTTTCCAGACCTTATACCCTTACCTCCTACCATAATCAAAAAGGAATTGAGCGCTTTGCGCTTCATAAGAACAAGATCGCTCCGGTTAGCTGGATGAAATTCTACACACGTGAAGACGCCATAAAATTTCTTGAATACCTGTGTATAGAATTTCAACTTTGTCCAAAATATTGCGGCTTGCAAACAGGAGTTGATGTGTGTGACCATTATAAGATCACTAACTGCTCCGGCGTTTGTGACGACGAGATAAGCATTGATGAATATAATGAACGCGTCTCCAATGCGATAGATCATATCTCGACCTATGAAGATTCCTGCCTGCTTCTTGAACAGGGAAGACATAAAAATGAGAAGTCTTTTATTTATCTAAAAAAAGGTCGCTATTCAGGTTATGGCTATATAGAGAGTTCGGAAGAGCTTAATCATCCCGGTGAATTTAAAAATTTTCTGATCCCTCAAAAAACCTCAAGTTATGCCGACAGGATCCTAAACCGATACCTGAATACGAAAAAGAATATTGTAAAAATACCACTAGCGACTAAAGAGAAAGAATTTGCGAAAACTGAAGAGGAGATCTGGTTTGGATAA